Below is a window of Plutella xylostella chromosome 15, ilPluXylo3.1, whole genome shotgun sequence DNA.
catttattaaaatgcaaATTTAAAATGATAACATTGTTAATTTTTAGCCTAAAGCTGTATTCTACACTTGTATGGACAGTAGAATGATTCCCACAAGATTTACGGAAACCAGCGTCGGAGACATGTTTGTAGGTAAGTTATTTCCCTAATTCCACAGATTTGAAACcatatataagtacttttcaTGTTAACCGTGTAAAGTTAGTTTCTctgatacaataaaataaagtaatctGATTAAAGTTTTACCCAtgttttaaatataggtatctaaactgtaggtacgtatatacttatattttcattaaattcaaaatctttttaataaactttaaaatccATAATTATGTCCCGCTGGGATTTTTGGTCCCAGCGCTCTGCATTGCTAGCATACCTATGTACTATTTGTACGACCACCTATGCTaacaaatctttttttttcagttcgAAATGCCGGCAACGTAGTTCCTCACTCCCAATATTTTTCCGATGAAATGACAAGTTGTGAACCGGCGGCTATGGAACTTGGATGTGTTATAAACGATGTGCGGCACATCATAGTATGTGGGCATAGCGACTGTAAGGCAATGAACTTATTGTATAAACTTAAAAGTCCTCAAGAATCTAACATtgtaagtaaaaaaacaacaaatgtTTGTTATACCGTATACGGCAGGCAATTTATGAAATCAAGGAATTGTACCTATACAATTCCAATCAAATTTAGGAAATTTATACATTTCCTacgatttttatatttttccaataTTGTTAATCTTTAGTAAATGTATAATAGTTACGACATGTTAAAACCCTTCGGGTCAATCTAAGGTTATACCGTATATATACTGTTGTAAATAATGGTTTGGAACGGTGTGCTCTATCGATTGTTACACCTACCAACCTAAATTGAtcaaactatatttatttttaggaaCAACGCCGAATATCTCCTTTAAAATCATGGCTGTGCAATCACGCAAAAACAAGTTTAGATAAATTCCTGGCTATGAACGGTGACTTCAAGAAACCTATGATATTCACAGCTGAAACAGAACAACGAAAATTCGTTGCCTACATTGACCCTGAAGACAAATTTTGTATTGAAGATAAACTATCacaggtacttactaaaatttatttttcagcAATGATCATTCTATCCACATAATTCACATTAAAGCTTTTATTATATCTGAAAtactttgtttatatttttaggtCAATACGCTCCAGCAGTTGCAGAATGTAGCTTCATACggaatgttaaaaaaacgtTTACAAAAGCACGATCTTCATATCCACGCTCTCTGGTTTGATATCTATACTGGCGACATATATTATTTCAGCAGACGAGCTAAGACGTTCGTGATAATTGATGAGTCAACTTATGAAAATATCCTATCAGAAGTGCGACGCTATTATTCATAGATTTTAGATAGGTATAGAAATACAGCGACTATAAATAAGCGAAAACTTAAGTACACTATTTGATCAATTGGACTATAAAAAAACGTAATGCACGGGTCCATTGTATAGTCTGTCTGTCAATTATAAGTTGGCTTTTGTTGGAGTTTTTTTGCATATTTGCCGCCACAGGAACGCCATCTTATACTTGAAAGACtgaaatcaaatcaaatattttataagttgtatttgttttttttatttgatttacattatattataattgttcggatgtgtaggtaagtacttaagtttaCTATAAAGCGGCTGGTTTATTTTTATCGATATAAGAGTAGGTCCCATAGTGGGAGTTTCTTAGTATATCgggtacttacattatattgTCCTACCAATGGGCATTacattgataaaatttcactCTGAGTACATTAATATAGGTTATCAGGATAAAGAGACTAGTGCTATTTTGaatctattatttatgatGCTGCATGTCAGCAAATAATATGAACTTACTTATATGCGGGGTtcatgatcatgatgatgattatgataaaGCGGGGGTTTAACCTTCGCTAACTTATTGTAAGTGACCTATGACTAAgagttaagaaaaaaaaaacacgcactcacgccttgttctaatgtactcccttgtggggtaggcagaggtgcattgctgcacccacttttcgccagagtgttatgttagtcccaatgtaatagggggcgggcctattgccattttacgggcacatccaagacccgagaacaaatatctgtgtttaaacaaatatctgccccagccgggaatcgaacccgggaccatcggctcagtagtcagggtcactaaccactacaccgtTCGGTCGTCTCGTCGTAAGAGTTAAGActaatttgtaatatttaatacttagattaataataatttaattatacgttttatacctacctaaaacgATACAGGGTTTCATTGCATTGTAGTGTGAATTGTAAAGACACAAATCCACATATAAAAACACAACATCAACATTgatataatgtataattttgtttgaatctcataatatgtattatatcaACATACTCTTAAGAGTTTAGGAGGGGCGCGTTAAAGCTCATAAAAAAGTGGTCAGCGAAACCCTTTCGTTGGCGtccgtttggccggtctgtacgctgTGGTCCTGataacggaagtggatcctaactaattgttaaagaACGTATTTAGTCGctcttttatatttattaaaggacaaatccgttaaaaagccattataaattagtattttatttttaaaatgtatgttaaagtaagtaaataactgataatgataaaaagtcttagaaAAATCGCATtctttattgtcaggactttatagttcgactgttatgttcttttttattgaaattattattttctctactAGTTCCTCTATGACCGCAATGATCAGCGACTTCAGCGAGTAAGCGCTTGAAGTTGAAAGTTAAACGGTAACTGTCATGTCAGCTGTCATAATGTATTCTGTGATGCATTGAAGTGAAATGACTGATGGATTTAGTTCAATCTTGGGTTCAAAAACGACATGgttttctatttttgtttcataaaaatacaataagtgTAAAGGAGATAGCCTCTTTTTACGTTTTTAATATGTGGTGGTAAGTCTAACCTTGACAGTCATTCGAAAAATTCACGGAAAAGTTGGTTGTGTGATGCAATGTcgtgaaaataattattagtaaaattaatttgtatttgcagaaaaatatTACGGAGACAAGGTAATGGTCTCTCCATTTTACCCACttatttgatatatttttttgtgtattaTGTGTATTGTGCAAAATTACCTCATGATTTGAAATTTAAGTGCATAAGTTAGGTAATATTATCTGATTAATGCAAAATCTATTGAAATGTTATCATATAAAGGGactacaaaaacattaaattaatttcagaacaGCATGGCTAACTCAAGGCAAATATTTGAGTATAGTGAGGAGTCTCAAGCTGAAAAACTAGCAAGGAAATCAAAGGACTCCCCATTCATGATCATTGGTAAGCACTTTCCTTTCTCCTAttaacagatatttgtttcatACTTGTGTATAAGTACTATACAAAGTTCTTCAGACAGAAGACAAGAGGAGGGAGATCAGTAACCTTACATCTCTGATAAATTATATCATTCTTGCACTTGTCTATGACAAGTTATTAGCAACTGATTCAATTCCTGGCCCAAGCTGAGatttgaaaaataaagatatccATTTCTCGGTCCTTGATCATGGCTTGTCTTTTCCTATTATATTGAACCTAAACACAATCACttctgaaaaaaatgtgcaGGAATATCAGCCTAACAAGAAAGTGCAGTTATTCGGTACTACAAGGCATCAGTTGTGCAAAAACTTCTTTAGTGTTGGAAATGCCACCTAGTTCCATTactataataaacataaaattctcAGGTTTGGTGGGCTTGGTTGGAGCTGTTGGTTTCGGAGCATACAAGTTCAAGACAAAGGGGAAGATGAGCACCAGCGTATTCCTCATGCAGCTGCGAGTGGCCGCGCAGGGCACCGTCGTCTCCGCACTCACTCTGGGCCTCATCTACACACTCGCCACAGAACATATCTTCAAGGATAAAGGAAAGAAAGAGTAACTCTACATAGCACAAACTATGAACTCTAGCAAAATGTTTAACTCATAATTTTAGTAGACGTATTAATGTTGTAAATTTAACACAATCTGTTTTCTGTGCATAGGTGTTATGTATGTTGATTGATTGTATTGTCCATCCAAAAGATTTTGCAGTTGAGAGCAAACCCTCCATTCCTCCATCAATAAGAAGATATAAATACTGCTGTTCTGTATTCAATCTCATATATTACGCAATCATTTTGTAAatgatgtatgtatttaagtaaacACTGTGATCATGTAACAggtacaaaaaataacaataatcaaTCTCATTTAAATTCCACGATATTTCTGATAAATGATCATTATTACTGTACATAAACAAAAGCCTATTAtgacctaagtacctaccctaaatataatttagaaaTGTACTTATTCCTAAATCTAGAATCTCCTAAttcttgaatattttattattttgtgccTGTTGAATAATGTaagctttatttattgttatagtTGGTAATTTgtgaaaataaactaaagCAATTTATccaatatgttttattataatccaATAGACAtttcatataggtactaatttaaaaataacttcaTGCAGTTTGGACAAATTCATAAAATGGAATGTTTCAACTTCAACCACATTCAAtttatacattaaaaaaacattaatcacTTTTACTCTTGTCTGAGGCTTCTCTTCTGATTCTGAGACTATAGTTTGGTATAGTCAGGTCGTCCTTGTCTGACGTGGAGTGATTCCTGGCGGAGCCCGAGGTCACTTTCACTGATGACAAGTCGTCGCCATTGCCAAATAGTCCGTTAGTGTTGTTGTTGGAGCTAGAGCTGGAGTGGTAGGCAGCAGACTTGTACAGCTGCACCGGAGTGGAAGTCCTCGCTCTGTTGGCGTTCGACAAACTGTCGATAGAACGCTCTTCTCTTACTATGTTAGAGGCATTCTTCAATTCATCAGGCAGTTTAGTTTCATAAAGCGACATAAACTCCGGTTCTGTCTCATTTCTGTAAGATTTACTGAATGTTATTTTGTCGGCAAGCTCTTTATCTAGAAACTCTTTGACCGTCATAGAGTTCAGTTGAGATGTCTGCTGTTGGACACTTTTGGAGCGATCATGGGGTTTCTTGGTCACATTCAAGTTGCTAGAACTGAGGTTCTGTTTGTCTACGTTTAGTGGTTTAAATTGGTGTGAGTTGCCCAGGCTAGATGTGTTGCTGGAGGAGGACAGAGCTAGTCTCTCCTTCGTCTTCCTCAGAGTGGATGATGCCCAGCCCATCCCCAGTTTCTTAAATGCGTTCTCTAAATCAGGATTAGACGACATGCTTAACGAATCCGAGGTTTCCGATATATTTTCTTTGTTCGAGAACATCACACTACCTTtctttttttctctttttattttagaaagtGTTAGTGCTGAAAATGATGATTCCGTTGATATTGTAGTAGAATTCAAATTCGATACACTTTCATATTCGAAGGGTTTGCTAATCAGATTGCGTTTCAATAGTTCTCCAATAACATCAGGCAAACTACCCTCTGAATGTAGGGAACTGAGATCATCATTTACTACTGTATCTTTTGCAATATCATCCATGTTGGACGCGTCATCAAATACGCCGATGTTACATTGCTTGGCAAATTCTTCAATAGAAACAAAAGGTTTTAacattatttcattaaactttttcAGGTCCATCATTTCTACTTTGGCGGCTGTGTTATTTGGCGTGTTTTTATTGTAGTCTTTCAGGAGTTTCTTATTAGTCTGTAGCAAGTCTGGATTAACAGAATGAGTGGTGCTTGTAGTTGATGGAATATTATCTGAAGCtttagtatgtattttattaatactttcATTAGATGAGTGTAGACTTGGTGTATTTGACTTGTTGTCATAAAGCAAATTTTTACTTCTCACTTTGGAACTCAAAGGTGAATCAACTTCGATAACAGTTGATAGTTCGTGAGGGATGATGTCTTCCTGTCCATGTTTTAGATGAATACGTGACAATGCAGTTGGAGGTTTGCCCCTGTACTTGATATCGTAATTATATTTGTCAGTTTCAAGTTGGTCGTCAGTGGTAGACGGAGCCGTCGGTTTCGGTATGCCCTGCAGCAAAGCCACATATCTCTTATTATCTTCTTCATCAGCCTTGGTTCGAGGGCTAGGTGCAGATTTTTCATGAATTGATTTCTCAGTTTCAGCGATACCATTATCTGTTATTTCACTAGCAGATGTAGATTTTAACACTACATTTTTATGTGAGATATGCTCATCAGATGATGAAGAGCTGGTAGTGATGTGACTGTACACGTTTGATTTGTTTTCTCTCACTTTTTCCAAGACTTTTGCAAGATTCGATAAACGACGGGTGCATACCTCAGTTAAATTTGCTATCTTTTCAATATTCTGCAATTTAGTTTctgtcattttaataaaatttatgtcacTGTCGATACTATTGCCTGTCTGAATGGAAGTATTCATGAGATCGCGGGATGTGGATCTTTTCGAGCTATCACGCCTTCTGTAGTTAGTATTATCAGAGCCTTGATGATGCGTGTTAGTGCTGGAGGATGTATCTGTAGAATTAGGCCCTGATACATATTTTGAGTCATTTGGAGCTCTGTGGGAACTTTTACCTTTGAGGGCAATACTTTTAGCCTTTGAATTCGTTGTCGATGTGGTTTCATCTGTAGATGTGTAATTCGACATAGGAGTCGATTTAGGAACAGTTGGTGCACTCTCGGCGGTATTTGTAGAGGTTTTCCTAGTGCTGCTTGACTGTTTATGTTTACTTTCAGATGAAGATCTACTATCACGTTCTTGTGTGTTGGACACTTGAGGTTCTCGAGGTTTTGGTTCTGTTTTTGCAGGATTCTGATTACGTAAATTTAGTTTAGGCACATTTGAGAAAGGCGAATTTGGTCTATGTGTCCTTGTCTTTCTATTGCTTTTAAGTTTAACAGTTTGTTTTTTCTTGTTGACTACATATTTAGCTATTCTGTTTTTAGTAGCTTTATTCTGCATATCGTTAACAATATTATTCGCCAATATTTCTTTAACTTGCTCCAAAGATATTTTCGTGCTTTCTGGTGGATGTTTTCTATCCATGTTACAGGCTATGTTAATGATTGAGCTTGAGGGGGTTGCCACGGAACTGCAGTCTTGATTCACAACTTCGATGGCTTTTAATCCTTCCTTGCTCAAAGTCAGTAGTTTATTTACGTAATTACGGATAACAGGATTGAGCTTAGATTTAACCActttctttttgttttgtattataGATTGATTTTTGTTTACGGAACATCGCGTAACCACTTGCGTTTTCGGTTTACCAACTATTTtggtctttttattttcttttttagtCTGTTCATTGCATTTCTCTGAAGCACTGTCAACACTTCCCGACCGCCTTGTGTTCGGTGGGGTAGCCATATGCCGGTGGGTACAGTGTTTCTCCGGTTTTCCTTCTTGCTTTAGCCAGTCACCAGAAAAATCGATGGGGTCCACATTTTCAATCTTCGAATGTTTACACTTTCTAGATTTTTTCTCAGAGTGCTTTTTATGGTCTCTCAATTTACGATCTTTTAGATACTCGGGCAACACTTTATCAGGAGGGCTCATATAGGTGGTGGAGGTAGACGAGGTCATGTGGAGGAACACTGGTCGCGGCGCCGGGGAGATACTCTCCATGAAGCTCGTTTGAGTTGATATTGAAGGTTTCAAAGCCACTTCCATTGCTCCATGACTTGCTACAGGTGAATGAGCTTTCTCATTTGAATCAATGAGACAACTGACAGACTTAGATTGAACAGTCTCGGTAGTGCCCGCTGATTTGGATGCTTTGTCTGTTTCGTCTAATAACTTAGCTGTTTCCGATTGTAAATTTAACATGTCATGTAAATTGCCTTTTATATCTTCATTATTACTTGTAGGGAGTCCTGTATTCTTTGAGGCAtctatacttttatttttaccgTCTATTTTCACATCTGCTTGTTTCTCTTCTTGttctttcttatttatttgttcAGTTGCTCCAACATCTTTCACATTCTTGCTTTCTTTGCCGATGCCCTTCTTTCTTAGTTGTATGATTACTTCGTAATCCTCGTTATGGAGGAGACCGGAAGCACCGATGTAGAAATTGCTGGCTTCCTGTACATCATTAGGTTTTGGTTTCATGAAGGCGGGCTTCTGTGGTACTGTGTCAGGTCGGGGGGTGGAGGGAGTGGCGGTCTCGTAGGAGGCGACGGAGGCCAGCGACGGCGCGCCCGCCAGCTCCCTGGTGGCGACTTCTGACTCTTCTACGTTGACGCAACCGCAAGACTTTCGCTCTTGCAGAGCCTCGGACCTGGAATATTTGAATGATTATCAGCACCTCGGCAACTGAAATGGGCTTGTACCTATTTACTGTGACTGTAGATTAACAgactgaaattattattattatcgttttattatgaagtagagaaacaaaataatacttacggTTTCATCGGCGCGTCGGTAGCCAATTTCCACTGCATTTGTTCTGGAactgagaaaaaaatatcgtgaatgataataaaatgatACATAAGTGGacataaatgtatttcaaagccgacataattatacaatttAATACACTACCTCCTAGGGGTGCTTGATTATTACGATCAGCAGTAGCCTCAGTATGGCTCATACAGGAAGCTACGTTTTCCCTGAAACAAAGCAAGAAGTTATATGCTAACTGTGCAATGCCTTCAGCCTTATTATGCTTGGTTACATAAAATCTAAAATGAATGCGGAATTactataggtatatatgtacggaagaataaataaaaaaatactacataAAGACTGTGTGATGTGATTATAGGAAGGCACAAGAtacataaaagaaactacGAGTAAAATAACGTGGAAATAAAGATGGATAAGCTATGTCTGATGCCTATGTATTACCACAATGATTTAGAGTGGGCGTGGGCATGCCAGAGCTCAATCTTAGTTGTGTATGAACGTCTTATATTGCAGTACAACCTAGACaagaagataaaaaatatatataaataaagttatatatCCTTGAAACTATCATTTGCCAACTGAGAATTTTGTGGCCGTCAGGGAATTCATATGTTATATTTAGATCATAGTAAAAATCATCATGTTTCAATGTGATTTATGACTTGGAGAGGTTCCCAGAGATTCATAATTCTTTGATTTCCAATAGTATAATCATAATGGAACACCTACCCCTTTTCACTAACTGTTCTGTAGACACCTGTAACAAATAGATTGGATGATTACTATTTAGTATTTATTGAGATCCATACATTATGTAGAATTCGAAGAAGTTTCagtgacattattattatactaattAATATCAATTACCTTCACTGATCTGCTGCATAGACATGGCTGCGCTTCCTTGACTCTTCTGTCTCGGCTTTGGCTTACACTTCTTCTTACAAGAACTCAACATTTCTGCGACATCCTTATTAATCTTCATGGCCTTGCTCTTTCCTTTCCCTTTGCTatctattattttgtatattataatCCCTTCAGCATCTGTGCTTCTCTTCTCACTAACAGATTTATCTTCAACTGAGCTGTTAAAAGAAATTTCGGTACAATCTGAGTCATCATCTTCAATGGTGACGTTGGTTATGTTAGGTGTTGGTTTGTTGGAGGTGTCTTTAGTGGGTGGCGTGTGTTTGTGTCGCGAGCGGTACTCGTGGTAGCTGTCCACTCGGCTGAACTGCACTCCCTTGGCGCGGGGGTCGCGGGGGtcgcggggggcgcgcggggAGGTGGGCAGGGCGTGCACCGCCAGCGCCGCGTCGCCCTCCGGGACCGGCATCCAGGTGTATTCCAAGTCTCGCTCCTCAAAGTCTTCGTGTTCAATGTTGCTGTTAGATTTTGCGCGCGTTTTCGCCCTGCTTGTACGGCCGCTACTCTGTAGAGGGagattttcatttaaaacttACATTAAAGCATTTATGTCATTTACTAGAATGTCCTTAGTAGTAAGTACAGGTAGTGGAAAGCACTAGTTCTTACCACTAAGCCATCCTGTCTACATTCCTGCTCTATTTTCTGGAACTCATGTTGCATTTTTCGCTGATGATTTTCATTCATCTTTTGTTGTCGCCGGTCGTCCATGAAGGCGATTTTCTACAACAAAAACATGACATCAATGAAACTCTGCACATAGGTAGAccctataattaattattgagatctataggtacttacagtagACTTAGGCGGCCTTTCTTTATCCAAAGAGTTCAAAAAGGTCATTGTTTGTTGGTATTCTTTCTCCACATTCTGTTTTGTCATAGCTATTTTGCTTCTTCTCTCCTGTGCCTTGTTCACTATTGGGGTTTTAGTAACTTCAGCGGTGGAGGATTCTTTCATGGCTTGTGAATACGCATCTGCATCATCGTCAGGCGCTGAGTCTCGGCTGACGAGCGGCTTGGTGGGGATGTGCTGGGTGTCGCGCGTGGTGTGGTCGTAGACTGTCACTGGAGGAACCCTGTTCAGGTTACTAATATCCGGGATATGAATGGTGGGACTTTTATTTGCTTTTCCTGAAAATTAAGTGAGTTTTTGAATATGGAAAGatttataagtatgtttaataaCATTCAAATGAgtaatacaaacaaaatgagTAAGTGATAGAAATGCATGAAAAATCAAGATAAGTGATATATGAATGGTGTAGATAAATGGAGATGTACAGTCCAATATGTAAGTGATGCTGTGAGTACAATGTGAAGATGAAATGACTCCAATCACCACagctatattataattttaacctGCATTTCTACCCTGCAACCAGGGAGCCCTAGT
It encodes the following:
- the LOC119691177 gene encoding uncharacterized protein LOC119691177 isoform X4, with the translated sequence MMTSETEALKTSEFLRRRKLRLQQVREQSKEIAKHIRQRANVEKLQNVDHNNAEALLECHQRQEKLIRQLELLYAEGVTHVGAGHSQASQVTLSDAPVKVDLSKLRAKEAAEKLRLRKQRILDEKKKLLDRKLQARETANEISREKTKSLPPKPSDNVKDNIPLSQAANSVPASSTENKPKDSGDNQIPGGGDAPVVATKSDMATQWTYDPLPSEWDPAVLTLDLPEDNTGANEPPAADLQQPTGNRKKLDLFACSDEMPTSLRPVTPSAPPPIDPAEKTSLTLVSEYLQHRDLNLRGQNTNRPSRKSDDDLQIIRQTILRTRASKSSGKANKSPTIHIPDISNLNRVPPVTVYDHTTRDTQHIPTKPLVSRDSAPDDDADAYSQAMKESSTAEVTKTPIVNKAQERRSKIAMTKQNVEKEYQQTMTFLNSLDKERPPKSTKIAFMDDRRQQKMNENHQRKMQHEFQKIEQECRQDGLVSSGRTSRAKTRAKSNSNIEHEDFEERDLEYTWMPVPEGDAALAVHALPTSPRAPRDPRDPRAKGVQFSRVDSYHEYRSRHKHTPPTKDTSNKPTPNITNVTIEDDDSDCTEISFNSSVEDKSVSEKRSTDAEGIIIYKIIDSKGKGKSKAMKINKDVAEMLSSCKKKCKPKPRQKSQGSAAMSMQQISEGVYRTVSEKGLYCNIRRSYTTKIELWHAHAHSKSLWENVASCMSHTEATADRNNQAPLGVPEQMQWKLATDAPMKPSEALQERKSCGCVNVEESEVATRELAGAPSLASVASYETATPSTPRPDTVPQKPAFMKPKPNDVQEASNFYIGASGLLHNEDYEVIIQLRKKGIGKESKNVKDVGATEQINKKEQEEKQADVKIDGKNKSIDASKNTGLPTSNNEDIKGNLHDMLNLQSETAKLLDETDKASKSAGTTETVQSKSVSCLIDSNEKAHSPVASHGAMEVALKPSISTQTSFMESISPAPRPVFLHMTSSTSTTYMSPPDKVLPEYLKDRKLRDHKKHSEKKSRKCKHSKIENVDPIDFSGDWLKQEGKPEKHCTHRHMATPPNTRRSGSVDSASEKCNEQTKKENKKTKIVGKPKTQVVTRCSVNKNQSIIQNKKKVVKSKLNPVIRNYVNKLLTLSKEGLKAIEVVNQDCSSVATPSSSIINIACNMDRKHPPESTKISLEQVKEILANNIVNDMQNKATKNRIAKYVVNKKKQTVKLKSNRKTRTHRPNSPFSNVPKLNLRNQNPAKTEPKPREPQVSNTQERDSRSSSESKHKQSSSTRKTSTNTAESAPTVPKSTPMSNYTSTDETTSTTNSKAKSIALKGKSSHRAPNDSKYVSGPNSTDTSSSTNTHHQGSDNTNYRRRDSSKRSTSRDLMNTSIQTGNSIDSDINFIKMTETKLQNIEKIANLTEVCTRRLSNLAKVLEKVRENKSNVYSHITTSSSSSDEHISHKNVVLKSTSASEITDNGIAETEKSIHEKSAPSPRTKADEEDNKRYVALLQGIPKPTAPSTTDDQLETDKYNYDIKYRGKPPTALSRIHLKHGQEDIIPHELSTVIEVDSPLSSKVRSKNLLYDNKSNTPSLHSSNESINKIHTKASDNIPSTTSTTHSVNPDLLQTNKKLLKDYNKNTPNNTAAKVEMMDLKKFNEIMLKPFVSIEEFAKQCNIGVFDDASNMDDIAKDTVVNDDLSSLHSEGSLPDVIGELLKRNLISKPFEYESVSNLNSTTISTESSFSALTLSKIKREKKKGSVMFSNKENISETSDSLSMSSNPDLENAFKKLGMGWASSTLRKTKERLALSSSSNTSSLGNSHQFKPLNVDKQNLSSSNLNVTKKPHDRSKSVQQQTSQLNSMTVKEFLDKELADKITFSKSYRNETEPEFMSLYETKLPDELKNASNIVREERSIDSLSNANRARTSTPVQLYKSAAYHSSSSSNNNTNGLFGNGDDLSSVKVTSGSARNHSTSDKDDLTIPNYSLRIRREASDKSKSD
- the LOC119691177 gene encoding uncharacterized protein LOC119691177 isoform X1; protein product: MMTSETEALKTSEFLRRRKLRLQQVREQSKEIAKHIRQRANVEKLQNVDHNNAEALLECHQRQEKLIRQLELLYAEGVTHVGAGHSQASQVTLSDAPVKVDLSKLRAKEAAEKLRLRKQRILDEKKKLLDRKLQARETANEISREKTKSLPPKPSDNVKDNIPLSQAANSVPASSTENKPKDSGDNQIPGGGDAPVVATKSDMATQWTYDPLPSEWDPAVLTLDLPEDNTGANEPPAADLQQPTGNRKKLDLFACSDEMPTSLRPVTPSAPPPIDPAEKTSLTLVSEYLQHRDLNLRGQNTNRPSRKSDDDLQIIRQTILRTRASKSSGNSVCHVHDEQLIPVPSWHAEFCAFCTENHTPSVPNSKSVVNRSVHSVKKVDQEYTPKPVLTGSSPFRRTRAPWLQGRNAGKANKSPTIHIPDISNLNRVPPVTVYDHTTRDTQHIPTKPLVSRDSAPDDDADAYSQAMKESSTAEVTKTPIVNKAQERRSKIAMTKQNVEKEYQQTMTFLNSLDKERPPKSTKIAFMDDRRQQKMNENHQRKMQHEFQKIEQECRQDGLVSSGRTSRAKTRAKSNSNIEHEDFEERDLEYTWMPVPEGDAALAVHALPTSPRAPRDPRDPRAKGVQFSRVDSYHEYRSRHKHTPPTKDTSNKPTPNITNVTIEDDDSDCTEISFNSSVEDKSVSEKRSTDAEGIIIYKIIDSKGKGKSKAMKINKDVAEMLSSCKKKCKPKPRQKSQGSAAMSMQQISEGVYRTVSEKGLYCNIRRSYTTKIELWHAHAHSKSLWENVASCMSHTEATADRNNQAPLGVPEQMQWKLATDAPMKPSEALQERKSCGCVNVEESEVATRELAGAPSLASVASYETATPSTPRPDTVPQKPAFMKPKPNDVQEASNFYIGASGLLHNEDYEVIIQLRKKGIGKESKNVKDVGATEQINKKEQEEKQADVKIDGKNKSIDASKNTGLPTSNNEDIKGNLHDMLNLQSETAKLLDETDKASKSAGTTETVQSKSVSCLIDSNEKAHSPVASHGAMEVALKPSISTQTSFMESISPAPRPVFLHMTSSTSTTYMSPPDKVLPEYLKDRKLRDHKKHSEKKSRKCKHSKIENVDPIDFSGDWLKQEGKPEKHCTHRHMATPPNTRRSGSVDSASEKCNEQTKKENKKTKIVGKPKTQVVTRCSVNKNQSIIQNKKKVVKSKLNPVIRNYVNKLLTLSKEGLKAIEVVNQDCSSVATPSSSIINIACNMDRKHPPESTKISLEQVKEILANNIVNDMQNKATKNRIAKYVVNKKKQTVKLKSNRKTRTHRPNSPFSNVPKLNLRNQNPAKTEPKPREPQVSNTQERDSRSSSESKHKQSSSTRKTSTNTAESAPTVPKSTPMSNYTSTDETTSTTNSKAKSIALKGKSSHRAPNDSKYVSGPNSTDTSSSTNTHHQGSDNTNYRRRDSSKRSTSRDLMNTSIQTGNSIDSDINFIKMTETKLQNIEKIANLTEVCTRRLSNLAKVLEKVRENKSNVYSHITTSSSSSDEHISHKNVVLKSTSASEITDNGIAETEKSIHEKSAPSPRTKADEEDNKRYVALLQGIPKPTAPSTTDDQLETDKYNYDIKYRGKPPTALSRIHLKHGQEDIIPHELSTVIEVDSPLSSKVRSKNLLYDNKSNTPSLHSSNESINKIHTKASDNIPSTTSTTHSVNPDLLQTNKKLLKDYNKNTPNNTAAKVEMMDLKKFNEIMLKPFVSIEEFAKQCNIGVFDDASNMDDIAKDTVVNDDLSSLHSEGSLPDVIGELLKRNLISKPFEYESVSNLNSTTISTESSFSALTLSKIKREKKKGSVMFSNKENISETSDSLSMSSNPDLENAFKKLGMGWASSTLRKTKERLALSSSSNTSSLGNSHQFKPLNVDKQNLSSSNLNVTKKPHDRSKSVQQQTSQLNSMTVKEFLDKELADKITFSKSYRNETEPEFMSLYETKLPDELKNASNIVREERSIDSLSNANRARTSTPVQLYKSAAYHSSSSSNNNTNGLFGNGDDLSSVKVTSGSARNHSTSDKDDLTIPNYSLRIRREASDKSKSD